The genomic window ACGGGTTTTGTCCCGGCTTTGGTCACGACGTTGGTTCACGCAGCAGTCGTCAACCGCCGCTAGAGATGACAATGAGCAGTGGACAACCAACGCCGACGGTTCAACGAGCACGCCACCCGGTGATCGGGCCCCCACAAGTGAGCGCTCTTTGTTCGAGGATCCATCGTCCACAACGCAGTACGGCGCTGATGATGTACGCCGCTGTGCGCTGCCTGGCGTGTGATGTGGCCGTCGTCGGTACGGAGGGTGCCTTGTGACCGCCAGCGATCGGAGTGCGGCCGTGGACGACACCTGCTGCGATGACACCGAACTCAGGCCGGCGAAAGGCGCTGAGTGGCGGCGAGCGGCGCGTTGGGCACGGCGGCTGGCATGGATCAGCCTGGCCTGTGTGCTCGCCGAGGGCGCGGTCGGTTTCTGGCAAGGCGTCACCGCTGGTTCCATCGCACTGACCGCCTGGGCGCTGGGAAGCGCGCCCGAGGCCTTCTCGAGCCTGATCCTGATATGGCGGTTCAGCGGCTCGCGCACGCTGTCGGACACCGCCGATCTACGAGCACAACGCGGTGTGGCGGTGTCATTTTGGCTCAGCGCCCCATACATCGCCGCCGAATCCATCCATCACTTGCTCAGCGACCACGCGCCCGACACCGCATTGATCGGCATCGTGGTCACCGCTGCCGCGCTGCTGCAGATGCCTATCCTTGGGTGGGGTCAACGCAAACTCGGCGCGCGACTGGGTTCGGCGGCGACTGTTGGCAAAGGCATCCAGAATTACTTGTGCGCCGCGCAGGCCGCCGCCGTTCTGCTGGGCCTGGCAGTCACCGCCCACTGGTCTGGCGGGTGGTGGTTGGACCCGGCGATTGGTCTCGGCATTTCCGGACTCGGGGTATGGCAGGGCGTCCGATCCTGGCGCGGCCAGGGTTGCGCATGCTGAAACACACGGCGTGACCGGTGTCGTCCATAACACGACGCGGCCGGGAACCCCCCGGGGGGGACTCGCAACGCGAGCTTGGCGTCAGAGGCAGCCAGTCATCCATGGCTGTATCGCAATATCTATATGTTAATGTGGAAAGTCGGTACGGTGAAATTGTGTTGATTCAGACGGAACAAACAGGAGGATTTTGATGCTCCCGCAGGCACTATTGGGTAAAGCGGCATCGACGGTGTTCACCGGGCTGGTAGGCGTGAGCGCCTATGAGGTGGTGCGCAAGGCCGTAGGCAAGGCCCCGGTGCATCGGGCCACCGTCGCGGCGGCCGAGCTGGGGCTAAGGGGAACCCGTCGCGCCGAGGTGGCAGCGGAGTCGGCTCGGCTGAAGATCGCCGATGTGGTCGCCGAGGCCCGTGAACGCATCGGAGAAGAGGTACCACCACCGGCGGCCGTTACCGAGATCCACGACCACGACCACTGATAGCCGACATGAGTGTTGCCATGGAGCCCGCCGTGGAGGTCATTTCCGACGCGGCGGGACGCATGCGGGTGCACGTGCCGTGGGTCCGTTCGGATTCACGCCGCGCGGTGGCGGTCGAAGACGCCGTGGACAAGCAGACCGGGATTCGGGCGGTGCACGCCTACCCGCACACCGGGTCGGTAGTCGTGTGGTATTCGCCGAAACGCTGCGATCGCGCTGCAATCCTCGCGGCCATTTCGGCAGCCCGAGAGGTGGCGGCTGAGCTCATTCCCACTCGCACACCCCGCTCGGCTGACATTCGTAACGCCGAGGTGTTGCGCCTAGTGATTGGCGGGGCCGCGCTCGTCCTACTTGGTGTGCGCCGCTACGGTTTCCGGCGTCCGCCATTACTCGGTCCCAACGGTCAGCTAATTGCCACCGGCGCGACTGTCTTCATGGGTTATCCCTTCTTCCGTGGCGCCCTACGTTCGCTTCGTTCCGGGCGCGCCGGCACCGACACGTTGGTGACGGTCGCCACGGTCGCGAGCATGGTGTTGCGGGAGAACGTGGTGGCGCTCACCGTCTTGTGGTTGCTCAACATCGGTGAGTACCTCCAAGACCTGACGCTGCGGCGCACCCGGCGCGCCATCACCGACCTGCTTCGCGGGACCGCCGACACGGCGTGGATTCGGCTTGCCGACGGCAGCGAAGTACAGGTGCCGATGGATACCCTGCGGATCGGCGACGAGGTTGTGGTTCACGATCAGGTCGCGATACCTGTCGACGGTGAGGTGGTCGACGGGGACGCCGTGGTCGATCAGTCCGCGATCACAGGTGAAACTCTGCCGGTCAGCATAGTCGTCGGTTCCGGCGTGCACGCTGGCTCGGTGGTGGTGCGCGGTCGGTTGGTAGTCCGCGCCAGCGCTGTGGGCAACGACACCACTATCGGACGCATTATCACTCGCGTTGAAGAGGCCCAGCACGATCGTGCGCCAATTCAAACGGTCGGTGAGAACTTCTCGCGCCGGTTTGTGCCCCTCTCGTTCATCGTGTCCGCAGCCACGTTGGTGCTCACCGGTGACGTTCGGCGCGCGATGACCATGCTGTTGATTGCGTGCCCGTGTGCGGTGGGATTGTCCACGCCCACCGCGATCAGTGCCGCAATCGGAAATGGGGCGCGCCGCGGCATCCTGATCAAAGGCGGATCCCACCTCGAACAAGCCGGCCGAATTAGCGCCATCGTGTTCGACAAAACCGGCACACTTACCGTGGGGCGGCCCGTCGTCACGAATGTCGTTGCACTGCATAAGGACTGGCAACCCGAAGAGGTTCTCGCTTACGCGGCGAGTTCAGAAATCCACTCTCGTCATCCGCTGGCAGAAGCCGTGATCCGCTCGACCACCGAACGCCACATCAGCATTCCACCCCATGAGCAGTGTGAGGTTCTGGTGGGTTTGGGCATGCGAACCTGGGCCGATGGCCGTGTTCTCCTGCTGGGCAGCCCGTCGCTGCTACGTGCTGAGAAAGTACGGGTCTCGAAGAAGGCGTCAGAGTGGGTGACCAAACTGCGGAGCCAAGCCGAGACACCACTTCTGCTGGCCGTGGATGGCACGCTAGTAGGCTTGATCAGCCTGCGCGACGAGGTTCGGCCCGAAGCACCCGAAGTCCTGAATAGGTTGCGAGACAAAGGGATCCGCCGCATCGTTATGCTCACCGGCGATCATCCGGAGACCGCTGAGGTCGTCGCTCGCGAGGTGGGTATCGACGAGTGGCGCGCCGAGGTGTTGCCCGAAGACAAACTTCAAGTGGTGCGCCAACTTCAGGACGAGGGTCACGTGGTGGGAATGGTCGGCGATGGAGTCAATGATGCCCCGGCGCTGGCAACTGCGGACATCGGAATAGCCATGGGTCTAGCAGGCACCGACGTCGCAGTCGAGACCGCCGACATCGCCCTGGCCAACGACAACTTGCAGCGCCTGCTCGACGTACCCGATTTAGGTGCCCGCGCTGTCAAGGTGATCCGACAGAACTACGGCATGTCCATAGCCGTGAATTCCGCTGGCCTGCTCATGGGTGCCGGGGGCGCCCTTTCGCCAGTGCTTGCGGCGATACTGCACAACGCGTCATCCGTGGCCGTGGTCACCAACAGCTCCCGTCTGATTCGATACCGCCTCGCTAATGGGCAGGGGGCGACCGTTAATGGGCAAGCGCCGATTGAGCTTGCAGACGCGGATCGCAGTGAGGACTCGGTGTCTCTACAACCAGTGAGTGATTAGTCATCTGTTGCCGAATCGCCACGTGTTGTCTCGGCCGCAATGCGCGAAGGCATCGATTTCAGAGCCATCGGCGGCTACAGCGTCGGTCGCGGCGGCTGTGCAGAAGGCGCGTGCAGCGTTGCTGAGAAAGCAGATGCGCGAAGCGGTCATCCTGTTCAGTGCGCAACGGCGAAGGAGAGCCAGAACCTTTTTATGAGCAAAGCGGTTGGCGCGGGCGGAGTCAGGGCGTTGTGCCGGCGTAACGGGGTTGTAGAAGGCTTCGATGCATTCGAAGATCGCTGTCGCGAGCTCGGCGCGGGTGTTCCCGGTACGGCGTGCGGTCGAGGAGCTCAATCTGCATGGAGTCGGAGAACGATTTGATCATCGCGTTGTCGAACGCCGAGGCCACTGAGCCCAGCAGCCCGGCCTCGCGTAGCCGGTGACCGAAAGCCAAGAGGCATATCGAGTTACACGGTCGGAATGAACCACTTGCCAACGGTTTACGCCGCATCCTAGCCATATCCAGGGTGTCGGCGACCAGTTCGGTGCGCAGGTGATCGGCGATCAACCAGCCCACCACCTGGCGGGAGTAAACATCTAGGACGACGGCGGCGTAGACCCAGCCTCGTCGGTGCGGCGCTCGTTGATGTCTTTAACCACAACTGGTCTAGGCGATCGGCCCGGGATCCGCGGTTGACCAGGTCGGGCCACGTCGCCGCAGCGGGTCGGGCCGGGCGCCAGCGGCGGCGGTGAACGCCTTGGACCGTGAACACCGACATGACCGCGATCGACTAAATTGTCATATCGCCACCGCGGTTCCGACAACACGGGCGACGTCGTCGCGGAACTCAAGGGGATAGGGCCTAGGGACACCCACATCCGTCCAGACCACCATTCCGATAAGTCGACTAAGAAGTTCCTCGAGTGCAGCAGACCCAGCGTGTTGTCGCGGCAACGGTTAGCTTGATGCCTTCCAATACACTTCGCCCTTGAGGTCGGTGCCTCGCACTTGCATCCATAGCAATAAGCGCATATCTTAGCGACATGGGCGTCCAGCTTAGTCTGCCCAGAATGGGCTTGGTGAGCGGCGGTCATAGCGATGCACATAACGCGGGCTTGCCTGACGCTGAGCGCCGGGGGTTAGCTGAAGCATTGCTCATCGGTGCGGCGAAAGTGGTGGTGGGGTCACGTCGCAAAGGGCGTTCATCGTAGATCTTTACGGCAGTGGCGGGGCTGATCGGAGCGGCGCGATCAGGAACAGAGCGAGGTTTCGTGACATGTATGACCGGCAACAGCGAGACGCCATGCTATGGAGTTTGTGAAGGCGAAACGTTGCTGTCGGTGATTGCTGGACTGCTGCTGGTGTCTCTCGTCGTGCCGGCTTTACCGGTTGTTTGTGAATATCCCCCAGTGCCGTTCATCCCAGTCGTGTGCGTCGCCCTGGTTGCTAGCGTGCTCAACACTTCTCTTGTGAAAGACCGTGCGCAGTGCATTCAGTTGAGCTGCGTGATCAGACTCTTGGTGACGCGCGCCCACGGCGTCGAACGCCCATCAGCGGCGGACAGCCCTAAATCTGGATCCTGTTTGCATGCTGTGGCTTGAGCCCGTGTCCGGCGCCATTATCGGCGGGTGCATCGGTTTGAGCGTCAGCGGGCCCACAGCCGCGTGGATGAGAAGGAGTAGCCGGACATGGATTTCGTGAGCTATCCGCCGGAGGTCAACTCCACTCGTATGTATACCGGCGCCGGGTCAGTACCATTGTTGGCCGCGGCCGAAGCGTGGGACGCGCTTGCCAACGAACTGCACTTAGCAGCCAATTCGTATCAAGCAGTGGTGTTGGAATTGACTTCGGGTCCCTGGTTGGGGCTGGCGTCCGCGTCGATGAGTGCTTCCGCTGCGTCGTTTGCGGCGTGGTTGCGAGCCACCGCCACTCAGGCAGAAGAAACTTGCGCTCAGGCGAAGTCCGCGGCCGCTGCATACCAGACCGCGTTTTCGGAGACGGTTCCGCCGTCGGTGGTGGCCGCTAATCGCAGTCAGCTGGCGTCATTGGTCGCGACCAATGTGCTCGGAATAAATGCCCAAGCGATCGCAGCGACTGAAGCACAGTACGGGGAGATGTGGGTTCAGGACCTCGCGGCAATGTATGACTACGCAGCCTCGTCAGCTTCATCGACGGTGCTGACACCTTTCAGCGCCCCCCCGCAAACCACTAAACCGGGCGGCCCGGTCGGCTACGACGCGGCCGGCGGGGCCACCGGCTTCGCGGACAGCATGGTTCAACAAGCGTTCTCCGCGGTACCCACGGGGCTGCAAAGCGCGGCTGCCGCCGACGTGGATTCGCTCAGCACACTGGCCGATCTGCTCACCATATTCTTAGCTGTGCCAGCGGTCTATTCCCTTCTCATCGCCGTACCTGCCAATGTGCTCGGGGTGGTTGGATTCCCGGTGACCATCATTGGCACCGGGACTGGCATCCATACCGACGAAATCATTAGCGGCTGGAACGGCGAGGAGCCGTTTCCGAGCAATGAGCCGGCGCCGGTGAAGCCGTTCCCGGCGCCGCTGCTTAACTTGCCGGCGGGCACGGTACCGCCGCGGACCGTCGAGGCCAGTGTGGGTGAGGCCGGCGTCGTGGGCGCTTTGTCCGTGCCGCCTACCTGGGCCGTTGCCACCCCGGCGGTGCGCCCCATTGCCTACACGCTGCCGGGAACCGCTGTCGGTGCCGCTGCCGTCGTCCCGGCAGCAACCGACTCCAGCAGCACGCTCAGTGAGATGGCACTGGCAGGGGCGGCCGGGCGGGTCATGGCCGATACCGTGGGCACCGGCGCGAGAAGAGCGGTGCAAGGCGCACGTGGGGCGGCGCGCGCCGGAACGAGCGCGGGCAAGGTTGCTGAGCCGACCACCGGTGGAAGCGACATAAAGCCACAAGAAATACCCCGCGCGGTGGTAACCGGCGTGGCGGCTGAGCTCCGCGAGTTCGCCAAGCTCCGCGACGAAGGGCTGTTGACTGACGCCGAATACACCGAGCAGAAGAACCGTCTGCTTGGCCGCTGAAACGCTCACCGCCGTCTAACGCACCCGTCGGGTCATCTGGAAAAGGTAAGCATGGCCACAGATTTCGGTATATATCCGCCGGAAATCAACTCCGTTCGCATGTATACCGGTCCAGGACCGGGGTCGATGCTGGCCGCTGCGCAGGCCTGGGACACTTTGGCCGACGTGCTGTATACGGCGGTCAGCGGATATCAGTCGGTGGTGTCCGAACTTGCCGAAGCGGCTTGGACAGGTCAGTCATCCGCCGCCATGAGTGCCGCCGCCGACCGCTATGTCCGATGGCTGAGCACCACCGCCGCACAAGCCGAGCAAACCGCCGCTCAAGCCCGTACGGCCGCCGCCGCTTACGAGGTGGCATTCGCATCGACGGTGCCCCCGCCAGAGGTCGCCGCCAACCGCACCCTACTCGCGGTGCTCGTGGCAACTAACTTTCTGGGTCAAAACACACCGGCGATCGCAGCCACCGAGGCACTCTACGCCGAGATGTGGGAGCAAGACGCTCTAGCGATGTACAACTACGCTGGTTCGTCGGCAGCCGCGGTCGTGCTGACGCCGTTTAGCTTCCCGCAGCCAAACACCGACCCGCGCGGGACGGCCAGCCAAGCTGCCGCAATCAGCCGGATCGCCAGCGGCGTCCCCGGCAATGTGCAGAGTTCCATATCGGTTGTGCCGCAGGCACTGTCTGCGCTGGCGGCACCGACCCAAGGCGAACAACTCAGCCCGCTGGCCAGCTTGATCGCGGTTCTTATCAATGCGCCAGCCGACCTAGCTACTTTGCTCGTTCTCACACCGGCAGATGCGCTGTCGGGATTTGCAGAGTTTCCACCCTCACTTTTCAACACTCTTTCGGGTGTCGTCGACGATGACACCATAAGCGGCCTCGATGGTGAAGAAGCCTGGCCAGGTACCGGACCAGCAGCTGTAGAGCCGTTTCGGGCGACGCTTCCACACATCCCCGTCGGCGCGTCTCCTACGCCGACGATGACAGCGGTCTTGGGTGAGGCAAACACTGTGGGTAGATTGTCGGTGCCGTGGAGCTGGACCGTCGCCGCACCCGAGATGCGTGGGGTCTCGTTTACCACGCCGCTTGCCGCCGCTCCCACTGAGGCGGCGGCGCCGTTGGAGTTGGAGGCGGCCATGGTCGGGCAGGCAATGTCCGGACTGCCATCCCCTGGCGCCCGTGAGAGCGCCATACCCCTGAACCACGCACGCCTATCCGGACACATGGAAGGCGCACCGACCAACGACTGCGTTGAAGCGTCGCCCGCGCCCCGAACGGTCATGACCGGCGTCGCGGCCGCGATCCGTGAGATCGCTCGGCAACGCGCGGAAGGATTGCTCACCGAGGCGGAGTACAACGAGCACAAGAAGCACCTTCTCGAAAGCTGATGAGCACCCGTGGCGGTGCCGCACCGTTCGGCGATGTACGGTGCGATTCCCTTTTTTGAATCGGCGCTTCCTAGCGGGTAGCTTGTATGGCTTGTCCATCGGCAGGGCTGAGGGAAGGTTTGATCTGCTCAGGCGGTCGGACCCCGCCCGCGACCTTTGCATGATTGGTGCCGGGTACTTTCAATGTTGACATCGAATCAGATCAGTTAAACAATGCGTCTTCGACAGTGCACGTTCAGCATCTCCACAAGCAGCTGGTCATGACCAACGACCAGCGGCCCCTCGCGCTGATCACTGCTGCGACCGTGCTGTCCGCCTTAAGCAGCGCCGCATGCGGACCGGGCGGGACCGATCAGAACTCGGCCTTGGTGAGCGATTTGAAAATCAAGATTCCCGAATCAGCTACTGATATCAACGCAGATACGAGTGCACTACAAAGCAACCTCCACTTTCTTCTGCCCAACGACCAATGGCGTCCTTATGCGGCAACGTATTACCCCGGTGAAACGCCTACACAAAGGCCCTTAGCAGAACTCACCGACAGTGCTCCCCCGCCATGCTTCCCCTCCCAGCGCAACGACGCAGCCTTAATCACTCGGACCATCAGCGACATCATCCAATTCCGCAACACCAATATGCACGCACGCCGCGTTATAACCATTATTCCTGACTGTCAGCCGGGTAGAACGTACGTGCAGTGGAGTCTCAGTCGACCCAGTTAAGAATCCGGGTCAACTGGTGTTGTGGTCTTGAACCGGTCGACGCCATCCGCCATGGCTGTGCCAAAACGTCGCCACAACCCGTCGACTGGGCGCAGGATCGCAACCAACCGCAGCATTAGATCAACGGGCGGCTACAGCCATCGCCGTACGCGTCTTCACAACTCAT from Mycobacterium kubicae includes these protein-coding regions:
- a CDS encoding cation transporter; the encoded protein is MDDTCCDDTELRPAKGAEWRRAARWARRLAWISLACVLAEGAVGFWQGVTAGSIALTAWALGSAPEAFSSLILIWRFSGSRTLSDTADLRAQRGVAVSFWLSAPYIAAESIHHLLSDHAPDTALIGIVVTAAALLQMPILGWGQRKLGARLGSAATVGKGIQNYLCAAQAAAVLLGLAVTAHWSGGWWLDPAIGLGISGLGVWQGVRSWRGQGCAC
- a CDS encoding DUF1490 family protein, which encodes MLPQALLGKAASTVFTGLVGVSAYEVVRKAVGKAPVHRATVAAAELGLRGTRRAEVAAESARLKIADVVAEARERIGEEVPPPAAVTEIHDHDH
- the ctpC gene encoding manganese-exporting P-type ATPase CtpC; the protein is MEPAVEVISDAAGRMRVHVPWVRSDSRRAVAVEDAVDKQTGIRAVHAYPHTGSVVVWYSPKRCDRAAILAAISAAREVAAELIPTRTPRSADIRNAEVLRLVIGGAALVLLGVRRYGFRRPPLLGPNGQLIATGATVFMGYPFFRGALRSLRSGRAGTDTLVTVATVASMVLRENVVALTVLWLLNIGEYLQDLTLRRTRRAITDLLRGTADTAWIRLADGSEVQVPMDTLRIGDEVVVHDQVAIPVDGEVVDGDAVVDQSAITGETLPVSIVVGSGVHAGSVVVRGRLVVRASAVGNDTTIGRIITRVEEAQHDRAPIQTVGENFSRRFVPLSFIVSAATLVLTGDVRRAMTMLLIACPCAVGLSTPTAISAAIGNGARRGILIKGGSHLEQAGRISAIVFDKTGTLTVGRPVVTNVVALHKDWQPEEVLAYAASSEIHSRHPLAEAVIRSTTERHISIPPHEQCEVLVGLGMRTWADGRVLLLGSPSLLRAEKVRVSKKASEWVTKLRSQAETPLLLAVDGTLVGLISLRDEVRPEAPEVLNRLRDKGIRRIVMLTGDHPETAEVVAREVGIDEWRAEVLPEDKLQVVRQLQDEGHVVGMVGDGVNDAPALATADIGIAMGLAGTDVAVETADIALANDNLQRLLDVPDLGARAVKVIRQNYGMSIAVNSAGLLMGAGGALSPVLAAILHNASSVAVVTNSSRLIRYRLANGQGATVNGQAPIELADADRSEDSVSLQPVSD
- a CDS encoding PPE family protein, SVP subgroup, producing MDFVSYPPEVNSTRMYTGAGSVPLLAAAEAWDALANELHLAANSYQAVVLELTSGPWLGLASASMSASAASFAAWLRATATQAEETCAQAKSAAAAYQTAFSETVPPSVVAANRSQLASLVATNVLGINAQAIAATEAQYGEMWVQDLAAMYDYAASSASSTVLTPFSAPPQTTKPGGPVGYDAAGGATGFADSMVQQAFSAVPTGLQSAAAADVDSLSTLADLLTIFLAVPAVYSLLIAVPANVLGVVGFPVTIIGTGTGIHTDEIISGWNGEEPFPSNEPAPVKPFPAPLLNLPAGTVPPRTVEASVGEAGVVGALSVPPTWAVATPAVRPIAYTLPGTAVGAAAVVPAATDSSSTLSEMALAGAAGRVMADTVGTGARRAVQGARGAARAGTSAGKVAEPTTGGSDIKPQEIPRAVVTGVAAELREFAKLRDEGLLTDAEYTEQKNRLLGR
- a CDS encoding PPE family protein, SVP subgroup, producing MATDFGIYPPEINSVRMYTGPGPGSMLAAAQAWDTLADVLYTAVSGYQSVVSELAEAAWTGQSSAAMSAAADRYVRWLSTTAAQAEQTAAQARTAAAAYEVAFASTVPPPEVAANRTLLAVLVATNFLGQNTPAIAATEALYAEMWEQDALAMYNYAGSSAAAVVLTPFSFPQPNTDPRGTASQAAAISRIASGVPGNVQSSISVVPQALSALAAPTQGEQLSPLASLIAVLINAPADLATLLVLTPADALSGFAEFPPSLFNTLSGVVDDDTISGLDGEEAWPGTGPAAVEPFRATLPHIPVGASPTPTMTAVLGEANTVGRLSVPWSWTVAAPEMRGVSFTTPLAAAPTEAAAPLELEAAMVGQAMSGLPSPGARESAIPLNHARLSGHMEGAPTNDCVEASPAPRTVMTGVAAAIREIARQRAEGLLTEAEYNEHKKHLLES